In Actinomycetota bacterium, the sequence TTGAAGATTCCCATGACGAGAGCGAGAATCATGATGATTTTTCTTAAGACGCTCATCCGCCTCATGGTACGTCCTTGGACAATTCGACTAGATCGCCGTAAAGATCCTTAGGGGCACCTCCGGTTGATTGCATCTCCAACATGACGACAACCCCGCCTACTTTGTAGGCCAGCACCGCCAGTTTCTGACTGTCCGTACCGAAAAAAGCGGTTTGGCCGTTGATCTGCGGCGTCCTCTGGTCGGCCGCATAGTAGGTTTTAATCTGAGTGTTGATGAACTCGCCGGCCTCCGCTTCAGACCCGGCTTGGTCAAGCTGAATGGTCAGAAGCGATACCTTCGGATGAACAGCGACGTTCGACTGGTATAAACGGCTGGCGTTAAGGCCGCTGCTACTCGACGAAATCTGAGTATATCCGGCCAGACTGCTGGGGAAAAGGCCGTTTAAGTCCCCGGAGTAACCTGGCGGCTGGTCTTCGGCGGGCGGCGGATTGCTCGGCGTTCCGCCGGGTTGGCTTCCCGGTGAAGATCCGCCCGCCAGCACGCCGACGTCGGCGATTTCCTTGTTCAGGCCAGGAAAAGACGGGTCGGTAACCTTGATAGTCTGTAGGATGCTGGCGGCTTTTTTATAGTCGCCTTTTTTCTTAGCCGCCTTTTCTTTAGCCCACAACCTTTCCAAATATTTATGTTTCTGACAGGTCGATTCCTTGACGTCGACATTATATGAACCGGCATTCCAGCGGAAAACCCATTTCGTATAGGTACCGTCGTCGATCAGGTGTTTATACTTGCAGACCGTCTCCGTACCCGTCTTGACCGGCGTGATAAGCGCGAATACAAGAAGGGGGAGGATAACGACAACAGCGATGATTGCCGTGAGCACGCGTTCGCGCCGCACGAACTTTAAGATTCCGGTAATTAATGTCACCACAGTCTCCAGGCTCGGATAAACCAGGGAGGGTTTTCTTGTAGCAAGTATAACAAGCTTTTGACCATATGTAAATGGTCATATACTGTTCCATCAGCGAATACGGTGATATCGCCGTCCCTTTTACTTGTATCTAAAGGCACGTAAAATAAGCCGCGACGTGGTATAATGGAGCATAATATGAGTCCAAAAGTCACCAAGGCCGTCATCTTGACGGCCTCTGTCATCATCATCGCCGTCATCCTGGGCGCGTCCGCTTGGTTATTTTGGAAACCGTCCAACCGCGCGCAAACCGGTCAACAGGTAGCCTTTGTTTCCCGGCGGGATTTCCCCAAATCCGTCACGCAAGAAGAGTCGGCCATTTATGTAATGAACACCGACGGAACCGGCCAGACCAGGATTACGGACAACTCGCTGGCGAATTCCAGCCCGCAATGGTCGAAGGACGGAAAGGAAATCGTCTTTGTCCAGAAAGAGGACGTCTACGGGATGAAAGGCGACGGCTACGGGCGGATGAAACTGGCGGTCCGGGGCGCTTTCCCCCAGTGGTCGCCCGACGGAAAACGAATTATCTTCACGCGGCAGACCACGACGCAGGATTTCCATTTGTTCATCATGAACAGCGACGGTACTAAGAAACGCGTCCTGGTCACAGGTCACGTTACGCAGTTTCAATGGTCCCCGGACGGGCGGAGCATCGCCTATACGCAAGGACGGTCCGGCCCGACCAGCCAGGCCGCGATTCACGTAATCGATCCGGATTCCAAGGCCGACATAACGCTGCCTTCCCCCGAAGGCGGCGACGCCAACAGCCCTTGCTGGTCGCCCGACGGTAAGCAGATCGTTTTCGGATCGTTCCTGGGTGAACAAAGGGCGGACATTTACGTAATCGACGTCGCCACGAAAGAGACGCGCAAGCTTGACTTACCCGATGACGTCGGTCCCTGGCGCTGGCAACCGGCCTGGTCGAGCAACGGTAGACAGATAGCCTTTCTGTCGTCCGTCAATCCGCCCTGGAGCGCGAAAAAAGAGTCGGTCAACATGGCGGCGGTCATGGCCGACGGAACAGGCGCGAGATTGCTTACAAACCTGAAAGACTGGCGGTTCGCTTCGGACTTCGTGTGGGCGGACGACGCCCTGATCTTCGTACTGGGCGAGATTAAAGAGAAAAACGGCAAGAAAGAAACATCCACCAACATCTGGTCGGTCGGTATAGACGGAAAGACCAAACGGCTTACCACAACGGGCAAAGACTCCGCCCCTAACTGGGCACTCCGATAGTAAGTTCTCGATTCGCTGGCGCTCACTCGAACAATATTAAGTATTCCTCGACCGAGCGTAGCGAGTGGAGAGGTGCGGTTAGTCGATTTTTCTAGTTAGCCCGTAGGCGGTTTCCCACAAACCGATGTTTTTTTCAATCATGCGGGTAGAGGCGAATTCTTTCGCCTTGGCACCGATTCGAATCCGCAGGTCTTCTTCCTCGATTAAGCGGCGAAGATACTTCAGCCAGTCCTTGGCGTTGCCGGCCAGGAAACCGTTTACGCCGTGGATGACGCTTGCCTCATACGAATCAACTTTAGACGCGACCGTCGGGATACCCAAGGCGGCGTACTCCAGAAACTTTAAGTCGCTCTTGCAGTTATTGAAATGTACATCGGCCAGCGGGACTAGGCCGATGTCAAACCCCCGGAGCAGCTTCGCGTAGTCCTCGATCGGCACGGACTCCAATCCTACGGCTCGCTCGTGCTCATTAAGCGGAACTTCACCGGCGCCGGCGATATGGAACTCGATGTCCGGATATTCCTCCAATAAGTGATCGATGACGCCCTGCAGGACCTTTAGATCATCCCAATGCGCCTCGCCGCCGGCCCACCCGATCACCAACCGCTCGCCTTTTTTCTTATTTTTCTTTTCGACCCGCCACTGTTCTTCTGGCAACATATTCGGTAGAATCGCGACACTGGGATTAAAGCGGCCGAGCAGCGTCGCCAGACGGGGCGTGGTCGTCGTTACCACCTTGACCCTCCTGATTGCTTCTTCGGTCATCTTAAGGCTTCCCGGCCGATTCCAAAACTCGTAAGCCGGATTCGTTTTGCTTAAGTTCCACAGATTATCGTCAATCTCGTAAACGGTTGTTTTTCCCATTGAATTAGCAGTCTCGATGGCTTCGATTACACTCGAGCTGCATTGTCTTTGCCAAACGATTACATCTAAGAGGGAGATTTCGTTTGTCTGCAGCGCGCTGTTCAGCATAACGTGGTGCCCGCGCTCGCTAAGCACCAGGCCTGGTACGTGGCAGCGGTACCATCCGCACGCTCTGTAGTCGCCGACGACGTAAAATATCTCTTTGCCTTTTTGGCGTTTCTTACCCACGCTTATCTCCTGTGCGGACGATTCGCCGTAAATGAAATGCTTGCGTACAAGACCGCGGCCGCTATGTAAGCGATTATGAAGCCTACGGCGACGAGCAGCGGGACGTTCGTCATCCCCTTTTCAATCACCTTAACGTACGGCGTGCTTATGCCGTGCTGGATTTCCGCCGGGATACCCGGCAGCCAGGAAACGACCGGCGTATCACCGATAAACGGGACGACTGCCAGAAGAAGGCCGGAAAACACCGCCCACAGAAAGGCCTTGGGGCCCGAGTAGGCGCGCTGGAACAACCGCAGCGCGACAGAGAGATTGACCGAGGCCGCCAGCAAAACCAGCAATCCGAAAAGGCTATTGTAAGCGAACGTCATAAACGTCGTCGTGTAGGGCTGTCCGGAATCCAAAGCGCCGCTCAAGGTAGTCGTACTGACCGGCCAGAAAAGACCCAGAAGAGCCCAGGCGAGGCCGGCGGCGCCCAAAGCCAATAGAATCCTAACGAAAATTCCGGCTGCTGTTTGCTTGTTGGGCCCCCTCACCTTAATCCTCTCCCCCCGGGGGAGAGGATTCTGTGGAGACTTTATCCTTTCCATACGGCCGTCACCCCCGTTACCGAGATAAGACATCCCACGACAATCGGAACCCACAAGAACGGCGTCGGCAAGAAACCCCCGCCGACGGATTGCTCCACGCCGATCAAAAGGGTGATGATGACCGGGCTGAGGAAAATCGCCGACGAAGCCGTCGAGGCGGGCAGCCTCTTCGCAAGCTTTGATAACAGGAAAATGGGCAGCGCCACGCCGATAGCTCCGGTGGCGGCCAGGATGGCATATCCTTCCGGCGTGATGGCTAAGAATCCCCTTACACCATTAAAACCGATAGCGGCGACCAGGAGAACGGGCACGGCCAACCAGACGGTGAGCGTCGTTAGGTCGGCAACCGGGCGGGTCTTGGCCTGACGCCAGAGGAGAACGATGAACCAGGCCACCAGCGCGGCCGATAAAACCAGGATTGTTTCCTCAAAAGGTAACCTGGAGAACGGCGAAAACGAGCTCGGCCGCTCCCAGTTGCCGACGACGGCTATCCCTCCCAGAAGCGCCGCCGCCGAGCCGGCCATCATGCCCAGCGTCGGCTTTTCGGCTTTAGACAGCCAGGCGATCACCACGACGAATATCGGAATAGTCTCCAAAAGGAAAACAACATCGCTGCCGGACGGGGCATAACTGTAGCGTTTGACGACCATCAAAAGGTAGCCGAGGCCGAGCGACAGCGCCATCGCGATGGCGAGCGACGGTTCTTTCCGCCGGCCCTCCTTCCAGTCTTTAATCAGCTCATCGAGGAGGCGGGAGGTGTGCCGGCTGTAAAATAAACCCAGAATCACGGCCGCCGACACGAACTGGACGGCCACGCCGGCAGCCGGCGGTGCGATGTTCCACGTAAGGAAAGTCAAGGTAACGCCCAGCGCCCACGCGACGGCGAACAGCAACCATATAAAGAACGTTTTAAGTCCAGACATGTCTTTAATCATACAGGATTGCCTCTTTATTGTTTTGGGGTCAGGCACGGGGCCAGGCCCCGTGCCTGACCCCAAACGCTGAACGGGGCGGAGAGTTAACTCCGCCCCGTTCAAGCAATGCTTTCAGACGCTTACGAAAGAACCTAGATGGCTTCTTCCGGCGCGCCTGCCAGTTCCAAACGCCTACGGTATAGGGCGTAAATGCCGCCGAACAATAATGTCGGCAGAACTAGCGCCTTGGATACCGGTGCGTTCATCAACCGCCCAAGCATCGGGGAGATGTGATCCTCGATATATGGGTCAGTCGTCGGCGGATTGAAGGGCTTGTTGCTGGCCCAGAACATGTGGCCATCGTTGCTGTCGCCCACTATGTACTTATAACCTGCCTTCTTGGCATTGATTTCAGTCATAGTACCGTAAGAAAGGGCTTTGGCCGGGCATGTCTCTACGCAAGCGGGGCCTCCGGTCCGGCTGTAGCACATGTCACACTTATATGCTTTCAGACCCGGATCGGCTGTTCCCACTTTCGGGTAGCCGCCGCGGTGGCATTTACCGGCACAAGGCCGGCCGGCCGCGACGCACTTCGCATCCGCAGGGTTACAGACCGCTCGGTCCACATAGACAGCGCCGTTTGACGCTTTCTTGATGGCATAGAGCGGGCACGCGGTAGCGCATGTCGGTGCGTTGCAGTGCCAGCAGCTATACCGAACGAACGGAGGACCGTCGTTGGACTTCTGTGCCTTGATGACCGTCGGGTCGTCGAACTGGACCGACTGGGCGTTTCCGGACACATTTCCTAAGCCCTGGGCTCGCTGGCAAGCAACCTGGCAACCGCGGCACTTCATGCACTTATCAATCTCTTGCAGTATCGCGTATGCTGTATTTCCCATTAGGTATCACACCTCCTTTATACTTTAGCTATGCTGCATAAGCAGACTTTGAACTCGGGCATTTTGATGTTCATGTCCATAGCGTCGATGGTTACCAGGTTGGCGCTGGGGCCTGTGCTTAAGCCTTTATTACCCCAATGCCACGGGATAGCCACGACACCTGACTTGACCAGCTGGTTCGCCGCGGTTCCGGTGCCTACGATGGCTTTGAACGGACCCGCGGTTGCCCGCGCCGTGGTGACGTTGACCGAATCGCCGTTGCTGATTCCCTTGGCCGCCGCGTCCAGCGAGTTGATCTCGATGAACGGTTCAGGCACAAGCTCGTTCAGCCACGGAACGTTCCGCGTCGTCGGACCACCTTGGAAGTGCTCCGTAACGCGAATGGTTGTCAAGACGAGAGGGTACGTCCCAACCGTTCCGTCGATGCCCGTCGAAGCGTTGCCGGTCTTGCCGTACTTGGCCAATGCGACCGTGTTCGGCGTTTCGTGATTGTCCCAGTGCTTCGGCATCCTGGCGGGATCCGCGGCCACGCAAGTGGTCCCGTCTCCGCCGTTGACGTCGCTCAACTTACTGTAAGCGCGATAGAACCAGGAGTAAGCTACCGGGACCGGGGCCGCCGTAGTGCCGCTGTGGACGTAGAACCTGCCCACGCTATCCGGCGCTACGAACAAGTCGGCCTGGTCGCCGGCTACTGAACCGTTGTTGTAGAAAATACGACGGTTGTTGAGCCACGCCCATCCCCAGCTCGGGTATATACCCTTGTTTGCGCTGGAGTCTGTCGTGCTCCGGCTCTTGGCCTTGTTGTTCGGACTGCGGCTGTAATCCCAAGGTACAGTGGATCCCCAGTCGGTAACGGCAGTATTGTGCCAGGCACCGCGGTAGATCCAAAGCGAACCCCAATCTCCGGATGTCGTTTGGTCCGAAGCAAGCTGCTTGAAGATGTTCTCAGCAACCGTCGGAGCGTTAAACGACGGGTCGCCCGGCGTCCAACCGTACTGACTGCCGTATAACCCCGCGTAAGTCGCGCCTGGAATATGGGAGAACGCGCTTCCGCCGACGTTGTCGAACAACGCTTTGGCCAAACGGAGCAGAATCTCTGTGTCGTTCTTGCTATTCCCCTTAGGAGGGATAGCTTGATAGCGCCACTGGATCCAGCGACCCGAGTTCGTAACCGAGCCTTCTTCCTCGACAAAGCTGCAAGACGGCAGGAGATAGGTTACCCCATCAGCCTTCCTGTCGCAGCCGGCCGTCTCAGTCACGAACATGTCCGAAACGACCAGTGTGTCCAGATCGCGCAGGCCTGTGGTGATCAAGTTGAGGTTCGGCTCCGTTACGGCCGGGTTCTGTCCGAAGACGAACATGGCCTTGACCCGAGCTGCTTCCGGTGTCGCGGCAGCGGCATTCTGGAACATCTCGCGATGGTTGTAGCCGTTGCCTTTCGGCAAGAGGTCGAAGTTGCTGTTATTGGTCGCATCATATTCCGCGGCCACAGGCGTCGCCCCCTGGCGGAACCAGTGCCAGATCAGGTTCCTGAAGCCAGTCTGCTGTAGACCGGTCCAGTACGGAGGAGCAGCTGCTTTTACGTTACCGAACAGCTTGTCCATGTAGTCGTTGTACACCGAGCCTGAGCCGGTTGCCGGAGGAACGTCCGAATAACCAGGCATGCTGGAGTACAGCACACCCATGTCGGTCGAACCCTGAACGTTGTGAATACCCCGAAGGGCGTTCACGCCGCCGCCGGCCATACCCATGTTGCCCAAGAGAAGCTGCAGCATGGAATAAGCGCGCAGGTCCTGCGCCGCGTGGGAGAACTGAGTTCCGCCCATCGCGTAGAGGATAGTGCCCGCGCCCTGGCTGGCAGGATCGGTCACGTAGGCCGCGAATGCATCAAAAGCCGCGGCTCCGCCGGGGATGTCGCAAATGCTCGCGACCTCGGCCGAGGTGTAGTGCGACGCGCGCTCCTTCATAACGTTGAACACGCTGTCGGGATTGGTTTGCCAATCCGTCAGCACTACGGGCATACCGTAAACCGTGCTACCGTCAGTAAACGTGACGTCAGCGCGCTCGTAGTCCGTACGATCCACCCGTAACTTGAACGTCGCGTCCGTCCATTTCGGCCATCCACCCAACAGCGATCCGTTTTGAGTACCGTCGATCGTTGTTATGAATTTCTGGATATCAACTCCACCGCTGGTTTTACCCCAGAACTTACGCGTCGCAATCTTCTCGCTGATATAGGTGCTAGCGAAGCGATTGTTCGCGATCGCGTAGTTCAACAGGCCCTGCGTGAGGGCGCCGTTCGTACCGGGGCGCATCCTTAAGTGGAAGTCCGCAGCGGATGCGGTGCGGGTTCTCCGCGGGTCGGCAACGACGATCTTCGCTCCGGCGGCTTTCGCCTCCATCACGTATTGCCAGACTACGGGGTGGTTCTCGGCGGGGTTAGCCCCCAACACCATGATCAACTTAGCGTTCTTAACGTCGATCCAGTGGTTGGTCATACTTCCTCTTCCAAACGTGCGGCCAAGACCGGCCACAGTGGAAGAGTGTCATATGCGGGCCTGGTGTTCGGTGTTGTTGGTGCCGAAGTTGCCGATCATCTTACGATACAGCCAGTTCTCCTCGTTGGTCGCGTGCGAACAACCGAGGAAAGCGACGCCCTTCGCCGAACCGGAAACCCTACCGCTGACGTCGACCGGAACAGCTCCACGGGCGGTAACCATCGCCGCGGCGATCTCACTCATCGCGTTATCCCACGGAATGGCTGCCCAGGCTCCATTTCCGGTGCGCT encodes:
- a CDS encoding glycosyltransferase translates to MGKKRQKGKEIFYVVGDYRACGWYRCHVPGLVLSERGHHVMLNSALQTNEISLLDVIVWQRQCSSSVIEAIETANSMGKTTVYEIDDNLWNLSKTNPAYEFWNRPGSLKMTEEAIRRVKVVTTTTPRLATLLGRFNPSVAILPNMLPEEQWRVEKKNKKKGERLVIGWAGGEAHWDDLKVLQGVIDHLLEEYPDIEFHIAGAGEVPLNEHERAVGLESVPIEDYAKLLRGFDIGLVPLADVHFNNCKSDLKFLEYAALGIPTVASKVDSYEASVIHGVNGFLAGNAKDWLKYLRRLIEEEDLRIRIGAKAKEFASTRMIEKNIGLWETAYGLTRKID
- a CDS encoding EamA family transporter; the protein is MSGLKTFFIWLLFAVAWALGVTLTFLTWNIAPPAAGVAVQFVSAAVILGLFYSRHTSRLLDELIKDWKEGRRKEPSLAIAMALSLGLGYLLMVVKRYSYAPSGSDVVFLLETIPIFVVVIAWLSKAEKPTLGMMAGSAAALLGGIAVVGNWERPSSFSPFSRLPFEETILVLSAALVAWFIVLLWRQAKTRPVADLTTLTVWLAVPVLLVAAIGFNGVRGFLAITPEGYAILAATGAIGVALPIFLLSKLAKRLPASTASSAIFLSPVIITLLIGVEQSVGGGFLPTPFLWVPIVVGCLISVTGVTAVWKG
- a CDS encoding 4Fe-4S dicluster domain-containing protein, whose amino-acid sequence is MGNTAYAILQEIDKCMKCRGCQVACQRAQGLGNVSGNAQSVQFDDPTVIKAQKSNDGPPFVRYSCWHCNAPTCATACPLYAIKKASNGAVYVDRAVCNPADAKCVAAGRPCAGKCHRGGYPKVGTADPGLKAYKCDMCYSRTGGPACVETCPAKALSYGTMTEINAKKAGYKYIVGDSNDGHMFWASNKPFNPPTTDPYIEDHISPMLGRLMNAPVSKALVLPTLLFGGIYALYRRRLELAGAPEEAI
- a CDS encoding molybdopterin-dependent oxidoreductase; this translates as MTNHWIDVKNAKLIMVLGANPAENHPVVWQYVMEAKAAGAKIVVADPRRTRTASAADFHLRMRPGTNGALTQGLLNYAIANNRFASTYISEKIATRKFWGKTSGGVDIQKFITTIDGTQNGSLLGGWPKWTDATFKLRVDRTDYERADVTFTDGSTVYGMPVVLTDWQTNPDSVFNVMKERASHYTSAEVASICDIPGGAAAFDAFAAYVTDPASQGAGTILYAMGGTQFSHAAQDLRAYSMLQLLLGNMGMAGGGVNALRGIHNVQGSTDMGVLYSSMPGYSDVPPATGSGSVYNDYMDKLFGNVKAAAPPYWTGLQQTGFRNLIWHWFRQGATPVAAEYDATNNSNFDLLPKGNGYNHREMFQNAAAATPEAARVKAMFVFGQNPAVTEPNLNLITTGLRDLDTLVVSDMFVTETAGCDRKADGVTYLLPSCSFVEEEGSVTNSGRWIQWRYQAIPPKGNSKNDTEILLRLAKALFDNVGGSAFSHIPGATYAGLYGSQYGWTPGDPSFNAPTVAENIFKQLASDQTTSGDWGSLWIYRGAWHNTAVTDWGSTVPWDYSRSPNNKAKSRSTTDSSANKGIYPSWGWAWLNNRRIFYNNGSVAGDQADLFVAPDSVGRFYVHSGTTAAPVPVAYSWFYRAYSKLSDVNGGDGTTCVAADPARMPKHWDNHETPNTVALAKYGKTGNASTGIDGTVGTYPLVLTTIRVTEHFQGGPTTRNVPWLNELVPEPFIEINSLDAAAKGISNGDSVNVTTARATAGPFKAIVGTGTAANQLVKSGVVAIPWHWGNKGLSTGPSANLVTIDAMDMNIKMPEFKVCLCSIAKV